The following proteins are encoded in a genomic region of Glycine max cultivar Williams 82 chromosome 18, Glycine_max_v4.0, whole genome shotgun sequence:
- the LOC100805731 gene encoding protein SULFUR DEFICIENCY-INDUCED 1, translating to MEGINVCKKSSKLGKKDDLYHVIHKVPYGDSPYVKAKHAQLVDKDPEAAIVLFWKAINAGDKVDSALKDMAVVMKQLDRSEEAIEAIKSFRGLCSKHSQESLDNVLLDLYKKCGKIEEQIELLKRKLRLIYQGEAFNGRTTRTARSHGKKFQVSIKQETARLLGNLGWAYMQKENYMMAEVVFKKAQMVDADANKACNLGLCLMRQCRYEEAYYILEEVLQGKHQGSDEIKSRKRAEELLEELNANLPQPEFMADLDLDDDFVKGIDDMLDAWNTNRSRRLPIFEEISSFRDQLAC from the exons ATGGAAGGAATTAATGTGTGCAAGAAGAGTTCAAAGTTAGGAAAGAAAGATGACCTCTATCATGTTATTCATAAGGTGCCTTATGGAGATAGCCCTTATGTCAAAGCCAAGCATGCTCAG TTGGTTGATAAGGACCCTGAAGCAGCTATAGTATTGTTTTGGAAGGCAATAAATGCTGGGGATAAAGTGGACAGTGCCCTGAAGGACATGGCTGTTGTGATGAAGCAGTTAGATAGATCTGAAGAAGCAATTGAAGCCATCAAATCTTTTAGAGGCCTTTGTTCCAAACACTCACAAGAGTCACTTGATAATGTTCTTCTTGACCTTTACAag AAGTGTGGAAAAATAGAGGAGCAAATTGAATTGTTAAAGAGAAAGCTAAGATTAATTTACCAAGGAGAGGCCTTTAATGGAAGGACCACGAGGACTGCTCGCTCTCATGGCAAGAAGTTCCAAGTCTCCATCAAGCAAGAAACTGCAAGATTATTG GGAAACTTGGGTTGGGCCTACATGCAAAAGGAAAACTACATGATGGCTGAGGTTGTGTTCAAGAAAGCACAGATGGTAGATGCTGATGCCAACAAGGCTTGCAACTTGGGCTTATGCCTCATGAGACAATGTCGTTATGAGGAAGCCTATTACATTCTAGAAGAAGTGTTACAGGGAAAACATCAAGGGTCTGATGAAatcaaatcaagaaaaagagcTGAGGAATTGCTTGAAGAGTTGAATGCAAATCTCCCCCAACCTGAGTTTATGGCTGATTTGGACCTTGACGATGATTTTGTGAAAGGGATAGATGACATGCTAGATGCATGGAACACAAATAGATCAAGAAGGCTTCCAATCTTTGAGGAAATCTCTTCCTTTAGAGATCAATTGGCATGTTAA